The DNA sequence ATAAGGCTTCAGAACTTCAGAAAATGTGTCGGTGAAAGAATGGATGTGAGACCTGTCGTTCAAATTGTAGAAGGAAATCTCGCCCAGCTCATAGTCCAGATAAACACCAATCCCTCTGGGCTTTTCCATCAGCAGCAGAGTGACTGGAACCGCACCTTGAGCCACATAGTCACCATTCCGCAGCTGAACCGTCCAGCGTCTGTTCTGTCCCGATGGGGGCCGCTTTCCCTTCCTGGAAAGGGAGTCTTTACAGACCCCCACGGTCCATTTAGGCTTGTCATCCACTTGGACCTCCCAGTAATGCCGGCCGGAATCGAATCCCTCAGAACCCAGGACGACTGGAGACACTGTAAATCTCCTCGGATTCCGATGaactctttgctttttcttcacgAATGTCACACATTTCTTATCCTTGGAGACAAGCAGATTAGGGTGTGCTGTCTCGGGATCTAGAGTCACCTCTTCTCTAAACCTCTGTATAATCTTTCGAAGAGCCACATTCTGTGGAGGCAGACAGCACGCTTCTCTCTTTAACTGGAAGGAATAGAGCGCGGGAGGTTTCAGGCCTTCACACCTGCCCAGGATGCTCCTGATGTCCCTCAGCAGCTCCACTTCCGACATCACACTCTTCTCGGCCACCTCCGTTAGCAGACCTTTGACAGTGGCAATGTGGTCTGAAAATGCTGTTCTGTTTGCACTGAGTTTCTGTTGAatgtccttctcttcctcagcTAACCTTGAGAAAACTGCCCGTTGATTATGTTCTAGAAACTGAGTCAGGTGCTCAAATTCACAGGAcaatttctgtgcctggttttccACCTTCTCTCTCAGTTCTAATAGTTCTCTGTCTTGGGCGGCCAGTAGCTTCTGAACGTCCGCCACTTGCTTCTTCAGGGGCTCGATGGAGCTGCGGAGCCTTTTCCTGTGATGAGAGGCGGCCTCCTCTACGGGTCTCACGTGGTGGCCCTGGTGGTCAGGGGGCTGAGTGCACTGGGGACACAACACCTCTAGGTCCTCCTCACAGAAAAGGGTCAGGACCTGGTTGTGCTTCTCGCACAAGGacatctcttccttcctcttcctcttgctcCGGGTGATGTGGAGTAGTCTGGCAATGTCAATCATCCTTCCCAGCTGGGTGTTGCTCCTGAAGGTCCCCTCTTGGCATTGGTGACGACAGACAGGGCAAGGGAAACTGTCCTGTAGATTCTCCCAGGACTGTTTGATGCAGGAGTGACAGAAGTTGTGCTCACATTCGATGGTGACAGGATCTCTCTGGTAATCCAGACAGATGGGGCACTTGGCCTCTGCCTCAAGTCCTGACAGCACTGTCGACAGGGCTGCCATCACTGCCATCAAGTGTGAATAAAAATCTGGACTGAGGTGGGCCTTCTTCAGGAGGTTGGCTCTGCAGTTACTCTCCAATGAGAAGCAGATGCTCCCTGGGATCTCTTCCTGTCCTAAATGCCCCCGTGTCACTTAAGGGCAGCCCTTGATGTCCTGAGTTACTGGCCTCAGTTGCAGAAGCAGTTGTCCAGAGGCGCTTTATTGCCACCTGAAGCTGGTCACAGAATAGTCACAAGTAGCTGCCAAGGGCAGAGAACAAGAATCCAAGCTCAGCAGTTCTCTTGGTCAGAAAGCAGACACCACTGTAGACTGCCTGGAAATGAGcaaaaaattcctttattttaaaaaggccaCACCATTCGTCTTTTGGTCCTGCTCGCTACCACGTTTGAGGCACCCACCGATTCTTCTCTATACCCCAGGAATCTACCTATATACAAGTCAACAACACTGGACTGCATGGGACCTCATAAAGCCCGTAGGCTTCGGAACTAGATCCCCTGTGCCTGGGTTGGATCCCAGCCTTAGTACCTACTGTACCTTATGACCtgggtatatttatttttaactagcATTTAGCTGTGTGTTTAAATAACAGGATCTGGTGTTAGAATTCCCTTGCGGGATGTGATCTCccacctggcacagagcaggcgcTCAGGGAGCCATGGGTCTTACTACGCTCCAGCCTCCCGAACCCACATCATCCCATCTCCCTGCTTACCTGGAGCAGGAGACTCTGCGAGGGTCTTGGAAAGAGCCTGTGAAAGGGGTCTCCGTAGCCAATCTTGCAGAAGAATGTGGTCGGTGCTGTGGTATATATGTACCTCTAGGAGGGTGGAGCTGTTAGGTCCCCGCCTACCAAAGACTGGCGGCTCCTCCTTGCAGGAGGGCGGGCAGGGCAGTGGGTGGGAATGTTGGAGGTCTTGTGGGTGGGGAGAGAATCTCCTGTGATTGCATCAGGCCGGGAGGGCCGGGCAGTGTGTTAATATACATGATCTAATTTACACCTTTGTGATCCTACCTTAATCttctcaaaacactttatcccatctttgctgatgaggaaactgaaaatcTGAAAGGTTAAGTAGTTCTCTTCCTATGCTGGCCCAGGAATGTGTGACTCTGCAACCCACAGTTTAACCCTCTTTCCAGTGTGAGGCTTCCAGCACTGTTGTGCAGGACAAGGAGGGTCGACTTTGCCCTTCAGTGGCAGAGGTCTGGGTTGAGTCCATCACTTGCTTTCTGCTCCCTCCTAACGAGCTGTGACTTATTGCAGTGACTGCAGACACCCCCCATCAGCAGGGGGTGGTTTATGGAGACCAGCTGTGGTGGGGCCTACAGCACAGGAGGAGAATGTGTGAAAAgtcctgtgatggttaattctaggtgtcaacttgattaaatTAAGAAGCGCCAAGAAATCTGGTAAAGCTCTCTTTTTAGGTGGattatgagggtgtttccagcagagattagcatcaGAGCCTTAGTGGACTTGGTGGGAAAGATACGCCCTCAAAATGTACAGAAAAcctccaatctgctgggggcccagagagaacaaaagatggGGGGAAAAGGCAAATCTTTCTATCTGCTGGAAccgggatacactcttctctcccatccatggacatcagagcttgagactccagcttttgGCTTCCAGGTCTTACGCCAAGGACACCATcgccttccctggttctgaggcctttgacTTGGGCTcagccacactactggcatccagtttatagagagcctatcgtgggacttctcttcacaattgcatgagctaattctcctaataaattccctcctgtgtatttataacatatcctat is a window from the Cynocephalus volans isolate mCynVol1 chromosome 9, mCynVol1.pri, whole genome shotgun sequence genome containing:
- the LOC134385817 gene encoding tripartite motif-containing protein 75-like, with amino-acid sequence MAVMAALSTVLSGLEAEAKCPICLDYQRDPVTIECEHNFCHSCIKQSWENLQDSFPCPVCRHQCQEGTFRSNTQLGRMIDIARLLHITRSKRKRKEEMSLCEKHNQVLTLFCEEDLEVLCPQCTQPPDHQGHHVRPVEEAASHHRKRLRSSIEPLKKQVADVQKLLAAQDRELLELREKVENQAQKLSCEFEHLTQFLEHNQRAVFSRLAEEEKDIQQKLSANRTAFSDHIATVKGLLTEVAEKSVMSEVELLRDIRSILGRCEGLKPPALYSFQLKREACCLPPQNVALRKIIQRFREEVTLDPETAHPNLLVSKDKKCVTFVKKKQRVHRNPRRFTVSPVVLGSEGFDSGRHYWEVQVDDKPKWTVGVCKDSLSRKGKRPPSGQNRRWTVQLRNGDYVAQGAVPVTLLLMEKPRGIGVYLDYELGEISFYNLNDRSHIHSFTDTFSEVLKPYFRVGRDSKPLTICAVTGCEG